One Engystomops pustulosus chromosome 11, aEngPut4.maternal, whole genome shotgun sequence DNA window includes the following coding sequences:
- the POLD4 gene encoding DNA polymerase delta subunit 4 gives MDKSEQLLTLHNMGRKRKLTDYLPVARHGNKRDRLVKGKQETDDGESTARSPTADNTAGDTEQGDVARPPEPSPLDKLIQFDLDWRFGPCTGITRLERWRRAEELGLTPPKNIRDILTAHHAEAQYQCNLWSSYAL, from the exons ATGGACAAGTCTGAACAGCTCCTAACACTGCACAACATGGGGAGAAAACGCAAACTGACAGACTACCTGCCTGTGGCCAGGCATGGAAACAAGAGGGACAGGCTGGTCAAGGGGAAGCAGGAGACAGACGATGGGGAGAGCACAGCCAGGAGTCCGACAGCCGACAACACAGCGGGGGACACGGAGCAAGGAGACG TGGCCCGGCCTCCAGAACCATCTCCCTTGGACAAGCTCATTCAGTTTGATCTGGACTGGCGCTTTGGACCTTGCACAG GTATTACACGATTAGAGCGGTGGAGGAGAGCCGAGGAGCTGGGTCTGACACCGCCAAAGAACATAAGAGACATTCTCACGGCCCACCACGCTGAGGCTCAGTACCAGTGCAA CTTGTGGAGTTCATACGCCCTCTGA